Within Montipora foliosa isolate CH-2021 chromosome 3, ASM3666993v2, whole genome shotgun sequence, the genomic segment TACAATATGAGCGGCTgatctgtatcacatttacaaactcgagGCGGAGCCGAGAGTTTGTACAACAACGGTCCATTTATAGTTACTTACGAAATAATCCTTTATAAAACTCAACAATGTCATTTCTAGAATGTTCTTAGCACAGGACATAACAGTAGCAGCCTATCGTTTCCCTTTTCACATAGTCGCAAGGCAACTCGATCTTATACATCTTTCTCTGTCTCTTAAGATTGCAGTCACAGTTGCATTGTAGATTATCTTTACTCGTAATTCGGGAGAAAAGCTCTGAAGAACGAGAAAGCTCCACCACAGGTTGCCTTCCGCCGATGATAAACGGCTTGGCTTAAGCTCCCCATTATCTTTTTTTCTGATCTAACTCAACCTCTTCATTTACAGTTAAGAAATCAGTTGCGGAAGCTAAAGCCGACTCAAATGAGATGGTTGAGCTTACCAAACTTGATGCTCTCCTTGACGATGATGCCGGATCTGGTTCGAACTCTATCAGCGTAATTTCGAGTGAGGTGGAGCCGAGCAGAGTAAGCTCGATAAGTGTGGTGCCGACGAGTAGCATCATCGCCCCGACCAGTGGTCCAACTGGCAGGAAGGGTAGAAAGGGAAGGAAAGGCAAAGGCAAGGGCAAGGGCAGAAAGGGAAAAGGACGTAAGGGCATTAAAGgacgaaaaggaaaaggaagaaaGGGAAGACAAGGAGACGCACCTGAAGACAATGTACCCAATGCTGATGATTTCGTTGAAGAACAGACGGAAGATGGCTTTTTCAAGCAAGTGTAGGATACTTTCAAAAACCACACGGAATTAGGTAAGAGAAAAATCAATTTTACTTCAGTTATTGCTTCTGCACGCAATCACGAACCTTTAATAACAACAGTGCTTGCCACAGGGGTGAGAGGCTTATATCGTTGCATCAAAGTCATGTGAGAGGTCTGGTAACCGAGAGACTTTGCTGCTTTGCGGTCAGTTAGGAAGACGACTATACAATTATTAATCAGTCTAAATGACTTGAGTTCGGAATAATCATCACATCAGGTTTCCATGGTGGAAAGTGATATTTAGTGAAAAAACTAAAAGGtgataaaaggaaaaaatgaggCGGCCACATTGATTGTTGAGCAATGTAAAAGTATAAAAACAGCATATTACTGAACATTTCAAGAGAACCTCTTTACTTATATATAAGAATAACTTTATGGCACAGGAAGTAATGCTCAATTAAATTTGTTAAGAATCCCTCCTTTTCCATTCAAATTTCGAaggcgcagccatcttgaacATTTGAGACGTATCACGATTGTCTTCTCGTTCTGACTCTGAAGCTTATGCGCAGTACATTAGAACAGCCGATGGACCAGAATATCGATCAACTCGATTGGAAAGGCTTTTAATGAAAGTTCGAAATTATTTCGTAGCCGGCGAATCTTGCAAGATATTTgttaccaacctcgttcccagcgtcttctcggctttcaactACGGGCCGTGGAGACACCAGCGGCGAGACGACCGGCGAGACCGCAAGTGATCATTCGCGATACCattctttctg encodes:
- the LOC137994655 gene encoding uncharacterized protein gives rise to the protein MAINNVTLHLLLLLSIALVSVSSGIVKKSVAEAKADSNEMVELTKLDALLDDDAGSGSNSISVISSEVEPSRVSSISVVPTSSIIAPTSGPTGRKGRKGRKGKGKGKGRKGKGRKGIKGRKGKGRKGRQGDAPEDNVPNADDFVEEQTEDGFFKQV